The following coding sequences are from one Corallococcus caeni window:
- a CDS encoding metallophosphoesterase: MAGEPLRPEAERPYDAPAPWEEQGPTPPPQVVRERGSATATKPQKHADMVRWLHPTQVLRTGLDAVVATVFGARADHRLIEAVVRPQQPYFDYSEESGADGDFWLDYVSDIGDGWDSTYAVARLLALPELRLPEEDGRTAHVTPRGRVLVFGGDEVYPGASRETYEERTVQPYEAAMRRSQAPHPDLFVIPGNHDWYDGLSAFMRLFCAQRWVAGRRTKQSRSYFALKLPKNWWLIGTDVQLNSDIDVPQVEYFRHVAEQMGPDDRVILCNAEPAWVLAAAARRAKGSYLENNLEYLEEKVLGRRIAVFLAGDLHHYRRHEDDTGQHRITAGGGGAFMHPTHAPAAPVLRDGSTLRKSFPDEATSRKLARKNLFLIRYSPLFGLITGLWYLLLALAAYAEVGSLGLSHLPEVVTAVANSMVNRPWTLILGMVTVGGLAGLADAALGKWRALLGGLHGAAHIVAAFFIAWGATYFTVTRLGVCPVLTADGAHCADGWLHLAGKFFFSCAFTFVGGFLVGPFITGVYLWLSVNFFGAHSNEAFGSLALPDWKNFLRMRIGKDGALTIYPVGLERVPRKWKPTGAGPMSPAFDPDDPRATEPFLIEPPIRVCR; the protein is encoded by the coding sequence ATGGCCGGTGAGCCCCTGCGCCCTGAAGCGGAGCGCCCCTACGACGCGCCCGCGCCCTGGGAGGAACAGGGCCCCACGCCTCCGCCGCAGGTGGTGCGCGAGCGTGGCAGCGCCACCGCCACCAAGCCCCAGAAGCACGCGGACATGGTGCGCTGGCTGCACCCCACGCAGGTGCTGCGCACGGGCCTGGACGCGGTGGTGGCCACGGTGTTCGGTGCGCGAGCGGACCACCGGCTCATCGAAGCGGTGGTGCGTCCGCAGCAGCCCTACTTCGACTACTCGGAGGAGAGCGGCGCGGACGGAGACTTCTGGCTCGACTACGTCTCCGACATCGGCGACGGCTGGGACTCCACCTACGCGGTGGCGCGCCTGCTGGCGCTGCCGGAGCTGCGGCTCCCGGAGGAGGACGGCAGGACGGCCCACGTGACGCCGCGAGGCCGCGTCCTGGTGTTCGGCGGGGATGAGGTCTACCCGGGCGCCAGCCGCGAGACGTACGAGGAGCGCACGGTGCAGCCCTACGAGGCCGCCATGCGCCGCTCGCAGGCGCCCCACCCGGACCTGTTCGTCATCCCGGGCAACCACGACTGGTACGACGGCCTGTCCGCCTTCATGCGGCTGTTCTGCGCGCAGCGCTGGGTGGCCGGGCGCCGCACGAAGCAGAGCCGCAGCTACTTCGCGCTGAAGCTGCCGAAGAACTGGTGGCTCATCGGCACGGACGTGCAGCTCAACAGCGACATCGACGTGCCGCAGGTGGAGTACTTCCGCCACGTCGCGGAGCAGATGGGCCCCGACGACCGCGTCATCCTCTGCAACGCGGAGCCCGCGTGGGTGCTGGCGGCGGCCGCGCGGCGCGCCAAGGGCAGCTACCTGGAGAACAACCTGGAGTACCTGGAGGAGAAGGTGCTCGGGCGGCGCATTGCTGTCTTCCTCGCGGGCGACCTGCACCACTACCGCCGGCACGAGGACGACACCGGCCAGCACCGCATCACCGCGGGCGGCGGCGGCGCCTTCATGCACCCCACGCACGCGCCCGCGGCGCCCGTGCTGCGCGACGGCTCCACGCTGCGCAAGAGCTTCCCGGACGAGGCCACGTCGCGGAAGCTGGCGCGCAAGAACCTGTTCCTCATCCGGTACAGCCCGCTGTTCGGGCTCATCACCGGCCTGTGGTACCTGCTGCTCGCGCTGGCGGCCTACGCGGAGGTGGGCTCGCTGGGCCTGTCCCACCTGCCGGAGGTGGTGACGGCGGTGGCCAACAGCATGGTCAACCGGCCCTGGACGCTCATCCTGGGGATGGTGACGGTGGGCGGCCTCGCGGGGCTGGCGGACGCGGCGCTCGGGAAGTGGCGGGCGCTGCTGGGCGGCCTGCACGGCGCGGCGCACATCGTGGCGGCGTTCTTCATCGCCTGGGGGGCCACGTACTTCACGGTGACCAGGCTGGGCGTGTGTCCGGTGCTGACGGCGGATGGCGCGCACTGCGCGGACGGCTGGCTGCACCTCGCGGGCAAGTTCTTCTTCTCCTGCGCGTTCACCTTCGTGGGCGGCTTCCTCGTGGGCCCGTTCATCACGGGCGTGTACCTCTGGCTGAGCGTGAACTTCTTCGGCGCGCACTCCAACGAGGCCTTCGGGTCGCTGGCGCTGCCGGACTGGAAGAACTTCCTGCGCATGCGCATCGGGAAGGACGGGGCGCTGACCATCTACCCCGTGGGCCTGGAGCGCGTGCCGCGCAAGTGGAAGCCCACCGGCGCGGGGCCCATGTCGCCCGCGTTCGACCCGGACGACCCCCGCGCCACCGAGCCGTTCCTCATCGAGCCGCCCATCCGCGTCTGCCGCTGA
- a CDS encoding acyl-CoA thioesterase, which yields MSNAALKDFPVVVPFPVHWSEMDAYGHVNNARTFTWFESARIAYLARIGLVGPSAAGADMTTADGVGPILANTHADYLKPVVFPVNLVAGARVTRVGNSSITFEHVVAGADDGVLYTRGGSIIVTLRYTTHEKVPVPPAVRAAIEKLEGRTVGGQA from the coding sequence ATGTCGAACGCTGCCCTGAAGGACTTCCCCGTCGTCGTGCCCTTCCCCGTGCACTGGAGCGAGATGGACGCGTACGGGCACGTCAACAACGCCCGCACGTTCACCTGGTTCGAGTCCGCGCGCATCGCGTACCTGGCCCGCATCGGGCTGGTGGGGCCGTCCGCCGCGGGGGCCGACATGACGACGGCGGACGGGGTGGGCCCCATCCTGGCGAACACGCACGCGGACTACCTCAAGCCGGTGGTGTTCCCGGTGAACCTGGTGGCGGGCGCGCGCGTCACGCGGGTGGGCAACTCCTCCATCACCTTCGAGCACGTGGTGGCGGGCGCGGACGACGGAGTCCTCTACACGCGCGGCGGCTCCATCATCGTGACCCTTCGCTACACGACGCACGAGAAGGTGCCGGTGCCGCCCGCCGTGCGTGCGGCCATCGAGAAGCTCGAGGGCCGCACGGTGGGGGGCCAGGCGTAG
- the pfkB gene encoding 1-phosphofructokinase, with product MRPTKPGVVTVTLNAAIDQTLECPGFTAGAVNRVVAETRTPGGKGINVAAFLAGGARPVTAAGFLGTDTVALFEALFRERGIQDHCLRLPGSSRVNIKVVDRTSGAVTDLNLPGLRVPEEALAALMATLDALAEDHGCFVLSGSVPAGVPASIYATLTERLRAKGALVAVDTSGEPLRHAVAAKPDFVKPNAHELGELVERPLRNPGDVARAARELHAGGIGLVVVSLGADGALFVSHDGAWRALPPPVEVASTVGAGDALVAGVLAARLDGHDLETCARRSTAFAAGKLAKVGPVPPAPERVAELVHAVRMHPLGTA from the coding sequence ATGAGGCCGACGAAGCCGGGCGTGGTGACGGTCACGTTGAACGCGGCCATCGACCAGACGCTGGAGTGTCCGGGGTTCACTGCGGGCGCGGTGAACCGTGTGGTGGCGGAGACGCGCACGCCCGGAGGCAAGGGCATCAACGTGGCGGCGTTCCTCGCGGGAGGTGCCCGGCCCGTGACGGCGGCGGGCTTCCTGGGCACGGACACCGTTGCGCTGTTCGAGGCGCTGTTCCGCGAGCGCGGCATCCAGGACCACTGCCTCCGGCTGCCCGGCTCCAGCCGCGTGAACATCAAGGTCGTGGACCGCACGAGCGGCGCGGTGACGGACCTGAACCTGCCCGGCCTGCGCGTGCCGGAGGAGGCGCTGGCCGCGCTGATGGCGACGCTGGATGCATTGGCGGAGGACCACGGCTGCTTCGTGCTGTCGGGCAGCGTACCGGCGGGAGTGCCCGCGTCCATCTACGCCACGTTGACGGAGCGCCTGCGAGCGAAGGGAGCACTGGTCGCGGTCGACACCAGCGGAGAGCCCCTGCGCCACGCGGTGGCCGCGAAGCCGGACTTCGTGAAGCCGAACGCGCACGAACTGGGCGAGCTGGTGGAGCGTCCGTTGAGGAACCCGGGCGACGTGGCGCGCGCCGCGCGGGAGCTGCACGCGGGAGGCATCGGGCTGGTGGTGGTGTCACTGGGAGCGGACGGCGCGCTGTTCGTGTCGCACGACGGCGCGTGGCGGGCGCTGCCGCCGCCCGTGGAGGTGGCGAGCACCGTGGGCGCGGGCGACGCGCTGGTGGCGGGCGTGCTGGCGGCGAGGCTGGACGGGCACGACCTGGAGACCTGCGCGAGGAGGAGCACGGCCTTCGCGGCGGGGAAGCTCGCGAAGGTGGGCCCGGTGCCCCCGGCGCCGGAGCGGGTGGCGGAGCTGGTCCACGCGGTGCGGATGCACCCGCTGGGCACGGCCTGA
- the ptsP gene encoding phosphoenolpyruvate--protein phosphotransferase, with product MLTPSQVRLGWAAANKAEAIRLVGQVMVESGFISPGYVDSMLKREQVAATFLGHGIAIPHGLPEARDLVLRTGVVVVQFPTGVVWSEDGHAHLVVGIAAKSDEHLQVLANLTGVLDDEAQAVALASTLDTAAIIQALNGPGADPRPEPQAAPVLDGRALQVLSPSPHGLHARPATVLVEVVRRFRADVTVHHEGRQANARSLLSLLRLGAGGGSTLTLTAAGEDADAVLRALRDAFDAGLGETTTNAPTPEPIPTGVLDYEGTLVAGLSASPGIAAGPIWAFQRERLEVDERAADAAREHLLLEEALAGAAAELRQLHEGFLLKAGAQRAAIFKAHLELLDDPEMLAESHGLIDTGLSAGASWRRVFESRAEALAALDEPVMAARSADLRDVGRRVLRPLARVLEGTPAFPDHPVVLLAEDLAPSDTAKLDPAMVLGLCTASGGTTSHTAIIARSLDLPAVVAVGPSVLDLRDGQHCILDGDAGVLVVGPSERDRTKAAHQRERIRTRREEEKLERYRPAITLDGKRVEVAANISEAADARKAVDAGGEGVGLMRTEFLFLKRDEPPGEEEQFHAYRTMVHALNGLPLILRTLDIGGDKHVPYLSLPAEQNPFLGVRGIRLCFEREDLFRTQLRAILRASKEGPVRIMYPMVAMPEELAKARAITESVRREVGAAPVETGIMIEVPSAVMMAERLARDVSFFSIGTNDLTQYVLAMDRQHPVLAPQADGLHPAVLRMVDLTVKAARRAGIWVGACGGIAGDPSGAVVLSGLGVTELSVAIPSIPAVKALLRGISMADAEGLARLALECGNAAEVRGLVRGLLARKEAKA from the coding sequence ATGCTGACGCCCTCGCAGGTCCGCCTGGGATGGGCCGCCGCGAACAAGGCGGAGGCCATCCGCCTGGTCGGACAGGTGATGGTGGAGTCCGGCTTCATCTCGCCCGGCTACGTGGACAGCATGCTCAAGCGCGAGCAGGTGGCCGCGACCTTCCTCGGCCACGGCATCGCCATTCCGCACGGCCTGCCGGAGGCGCGCGACCTGGTGCTGCGCACGGGCGTCGTCGTGGTGCAGTTCCCCACCGGGGTCGTCTGGAGCGAGGACGGCCACGCGCACCTCGTGGTGGGCATCGCGGCGAAGTCCGATGAACACCTCCAGGTGCTCGCCAACCTCACCGGAGTGCTGGACGACGAGGCCCAGGCCGTGGCCCTGGCCTCCACCCTGGACACGGCCGCCATCATCCAGGCGCTCAACGGCCCCGGCGCGGATCCGCGGCCGGAGCCCCAAGCCGCTCCCGTGCTCGACGGCCGCGCGCTCCAGGTCCTGTCCCCTTCACCGCATGGCCTGCATGCGCGGCCCGCCACGGTGCTGGTGGAGGTGGTGCGCCGCTTCCGCGCGGACGTCACCGTCCACCACGAAGGGCGGCAGGCGAACGCCCGCAGCCTCCTGTCGCTCCTGCGCCTGGGCGCGGGGGGCGGCTCGACGCTGACGCTCACGGCGGCGGGGGAAGACGCGGACGCGGTGCTCCGCGCGCTGCGAGACGCCTTCGACGCGGGCCTGGGCGAGACCACCACCAACGCTCCCACTCCGGAGCCAATCCCCACCGGGGTGCTCGACTACGAGGGGACGCTGGTCGCGGGCCTGTCCGCGTCGCCGGGCATCGCGGCCGGGCCCATCTGGGCCTTCCAGCGTGAACGGCTGGAGGTGGACGAGCGGGCCGCCGACGCCGCGCGGGAACACCTGCTGCTGGAGGAGGCGCTGGCCGGGGCGGCGGCGGAGCTGCGCCAGCTGCACGAGGGCTTCCTCCTGAAGGCCGGAGCGCAGCGGGCCGCCATCTTCAAGGCGCACCTGGAGCTGCTGGACGACCCGGAGATGCTGGCGGAGTCGCACGGCCTCATCGACACGGGCCTGAGCGCGGGCGCGTCCTGGCGCCGCGTCTTCGAGAGCCGCGCGGAGGCGCTGGCCGCGCTGGATGAGCCGGTGATGGCCGCGCGCTCCGCCGACCTGCGGGACGTGGGCCGGCGCGTGCTGCGGCCGCTGGCCCGGGTGCTGGAGGGCACGCCCGCCTTCCCGGACCACCCCGTGGTGCTGCTGGCGGAGGACCTGGCGCCGTCGGACACCGCGAAGCTGGACCCCGCCATGGTGCTGGGCCTGTGCACGGCGAGCGGCGGCACCACGTCGCACACGGCCATCATCGCGCGCTCGCTGGACCTGCCGGCGGTGGTGGCGGTGGGGCCGTCGGTGCTGGACCTGCGGGATGGCCAGCACTGCATCCTGGACGGGGACGCGGGCGTGCTCGTCGTGGGCCCTTCGGAGCGGGACCGGACGAAGGCCGCGCACCAGCGCGAGCGGATCCGCACGCGGCGCGAGGAGGAGAAGCTGGAGCGCTACCGGCCCGCCATCACGCTCGACGGCAAGCGCGTGGAGGTGGCCGCGAACATCAGCGAGGCCGCGGATGCGCGCAAGGCCGTGGACGCGGGCGGCGAGGGCGTGGGGCTGATGCGCACGGAGTTCCTCTTCCTCAAGCGCGACGAACCGCCCGGCGAGGAGGAGCAGTTCCACGCGTACCGCACCATGGTCCACGCGCTGAACGGCCTGCCGCTCATCCTGCGCACCCTGGACATCGGCGGGGACAAGCACGTGCCCTACCTGTCGCTGCCAGCGGAACAGAACCCGTTCCTCGGCGTGCGCGGCATCCGGCTGTGCTTCGAACGGGAGGACCTGTTCCGCACGCAGCTGCGCGCCATCCTGCGAGCGTCGAAGGAGGGGCCGGTCCGCATCATGTATCCGATGGTGGCCATGCCCGAGGAGCTGGCGAAGGCCCGCGCCATCACCGAGTCCGTGCGCCGCGAGGTCGGCGCGGCGCCGGTGGAGACGGGCATCATGATTGAAGTGCCCTCGGCGGTGATGATGGCGGAGCGGCTGGCGCGCGACGTGTCGTTCTTCTCCATCGGCACCAACGACCTGACGCAGTACGTGCTGGCCATGGACCGGCAGCACCCGGTGCTCGCGCCCCAGGCGGACGGCCTGCATCCGGCCGTCTTGCGCATGGTGGACCTCACGGTGAAGGCGGCGAGGCGGGCGGGCATCTGGGTGGGCGCGTGCGGTGGCATCGCGGGGGACCCGTCCGGCGCCGTGGTGCTGTCCGGACTGGGCGTCACGGAGCTGAGCGTGGCCATCCCCAGCATCCCAGCGGTGAAGGCGCTGCTCCGGGGCATCTCCATGGCGGACGCGGAGGGGCTGGCGCGGCTGGCGCTGGAGTGTGGCAACGCCGCCGAGGTGCGAGGCCTGGTGCGCGGCCTGCTGGCCCGGAAGGAAGCGAAGGCATGA
- a CDS encoding GAF domain-containing sensor histidine kinase gives MSPPQPANARIRPLASLSADVEAVGRIEAVKTVLRVLARTTGLRLAVVARVTAESWTCCAVLDEMGFGLTPGDTLAVSTTFCNTVRNLGTPLRVNQASQDPRFQDHPAPKLYNVESYIAVPLYRRNGDFFGVMCALDSRPADLTDDALEIFRHLGDLVGHQLEQEEALSERDSQLLGAHETSVLREQLMGIVSHDLRNPLNAISLAAATLMRRTDLDDRARRGLRRILDSSDRANRLIRDLLDFTHVRTGMPLPVKPQPMDLHEVAEQVVDEVRLTAQGRALDLVCEGSGRGKWDPDRIAQVLTNLLTNAVQYSAPGANIRVEARGDAREVVLAVTNAGTPIPPALLPVLFEPMTRGTTEGSEHRSVGLGLFIVNQIVRAHGGEVEVESTAEAGTTFRVHLPRGC, from the coding sequence ATGAGCCCTCCCCAGCCCGCGAACGCGCGGATCCGTCCCCTGGCTTCGCTCTCCGCGGATGTGGAGGCCGTGGGGCGCATCGAAGCGGTGAAGACGGTGCTGCGGGTGCTGGCGCGGACCACGGGGCTGCGCCTGGCGGTGGTGGCGCGCGTGACGGCGGAGTCGTGGACGTGCTGCGCGGTGCTGGACGAGATGGGCTTCGGGCTGACGCCCGGGGACACGCTGGCCGTCAGCACCACGTTCTGCAACACCGTGCGGAACCTGGGGACGCCGCTGCGGGTGAACCAGGCGAGCCAGGACCCGCGCTTCCAGGACCACCCCGCGCCGAAGCTGTACAACGTGGAGAGCTACATCGCGGTGCCGCTGTACCGGCGCAACGGGGACTTCTTCGGCGTGATGTGCGCGCTGGACTCGAGGCCCGCGGACCTGACCGACGATGCGCTGGAGATCTTCCGCCACCTGGGCGACCTGGTGGGCCACCAGCTGGAGCAGGAGGAGGCGCTCTCCGAGCGCGACTCGCAGCTGCTGGGCGCCCACGAGACGTCGGTCCTGCGCGAGCAGTTGATGGGCATCGTCAGCCACGACCTGCGCAACCCGCTCAACGCCATCTCGCTGGCTGCGGCGACGCTGATGCGCAGGACGGACCTGGATGACCGCGCGCGGCGCGGGCTGCGGCGCATCCTCGACTCGTCGGACCGGGCGAACCGGCTCATCCGCGACCTGCTGGACTTCACCCACGTTCGCACGGGCATGCCCCTGCCGGTGAAGCCCCAGCCCATGGACCTGCATGAAGTCGCCGAGCAGGTGGTGGACGAGGTGCGGCTCACCGCGCAGGGACGCGCGCTGGACCTGGTGTGCGAGGGCAGCGGGCGCGGGAAGTGGGACCCGGACCGCATCGCGCAGGTGCTGACCAACCTGCTCACCAACGCCGTGCAGTACAGCGCTCCGGGCGCGAACATCCGGGTGGAGGCGCGCGGCGACGCGCGCGAGGTGGTGCTGGCGGTGACGAACGCGGGGACGCCCATCCCGCCCGCGCTGCTGCCCGTGCTCTTCGAGCCGATGACCCGGGGCACCACGGAGGGCAGCGAGCACCGCAGCGTGGGGCTGGGCCTCTTCATCGTGAATCAAATCGTCCGCGCGCACGGCGGCGAGGTGGAGGTGGAGTCCACGGCGGAGGCGGGCACCACCTTCCGCGTGCACCTGCCTCGCGGGTGCTAG
- a CDS encoding PTS fructose-like transporter subunit IIB, whose product MAKLVAVTACPTGIAHTFMAAEALRRVADLKGHELWVESRGAEGVRTPLDEAVVAQAEAVILATDITVDESRFQGKPLVRTSTAVAIRDTERIIDEAVARATLHRKTAASEAPATDASRAGPESPHGETSRTPPAPATGTTRRADTPGEGAAPPSVAHGVASRSADASGGVSSRRADAAAPTRTPPSSTPAGTLVAVTACPTGIAHTFMAAEALTRAARARGYAIRVETQGSVGAKNTLTPEEIAQADAVIIGADTHVSTERFAGKRLLQTSVGEALKQADRVVEQALTLPPPPGSLPSLPAAPVRAEPAGAYKHLLTGVSFMLPFVVAGGLLLALSFVFGIDAYKQPGTLPAALKGIGDAAFALMVPALAGYLAYSIADRPGLAPGFIGGMLANQLNAGFLGGIAAGFLAGYVTRLLRDRIRLPANLEGLKPVLVLPLLSALIVGLLMTYVIGAPVAALMGALTRFLHGLSGTNAVLLGLLLGAMMAVDTGGPINKAAYAFGVGLLGSNTFTPMAAVMVAGMTPPLGIALATVVSKRRFTLQEREAGKAAAVLGLAFITEGAIPYAARDPLRVIPAMAFGSAIAGAVSMGFGCALRAPHGGVFVFAIPNAVQPLGPYVLALVAGTLATTLALVVLKRPLPDAG is encoded by the coding sequence ATGGCGAAACTGGTGGCGGTCACCGCCTGTCCCACGGGCATCGCGCATACCTTCATGGCGGCCGAGGCGCTGCGCCGCGTGGCGGACCTCAAGGGCCACGAGCTCTGGGTGGAGTCGCGCGGCGCGGAGGGCGTGCGCACGCCGCTGGATGAAGCCGTGGTGGCGCAGGCAGAGGCCGTCATCCTCGCCACGGACATCACCGTGGACGAGTCGCGCTTCCAGGGCAAACCGCTGGTCCGCACCTCCACGGCGGTGGCCATCCGCGACACCGAGCGCATCATCGACGAGGCCGTGGCCCGCGCCACGCTGCACCGCAAGACAGCGGCCTCCGAAGCCCCCGCCACGGACGCATCCCGCGCCGGCCCCGAGTCACCGCACGGGGAGACTTCGCGCACGCCTCCGGCACCCGCCACCGGAACAACGCGCCGTGCGGACACTCCAGGCGAAGGCGCTGCCCCACCCTCGGTCGCGCACGGCGTCGCCTCACGCAGCGCGGATGCCTCGGGAGGCGTCTCCTCACGCCGCGCGGACGCCGCCGCGCCCACGCGCACGCCGCCGTCCTCCACGCCCGCGGGCACCCTGGTCGCGGTGACGGCCTGCCCCACGGGCATCGCGCACACCTTCATGGCCGCGGAGGCCCTCACGCGCGCCGCCCGCGCCCGGGGCTACGCCATCCGCGTGGAGACCCAGGGCTCCGTGGGCGCGAAGAACACGCTGACCCCGGAGGAGATCGCCCAGGCGGACGCGGTCATCATCGGCGCGGACACCCACGTCTCCACCGAACGCTTCGCCGGCAAGCGCCTGCTCCAGACCTCCGTGGGCGAGGCCCTGAAACAGGCCGACCGCGTCGTGGAGCAGGCCCTCACCCTGCCCCCTCCGCCGGGCTCCCTTCCTTCCCTCCCCGCCGCCCCGGTACGCGCGGAGCCCGCGGGCGCGTACAAGCACCTGCTCACGGGCGTGTCTTTCATGCTCCCGTTCGTCGTCGCGGGCGGCCTGCTGCTGGCGCTGTCGTTCGTCTTCGGCATCGACGCGTACAAGCAACCCGGCACGCTGCCCGCCGCGCTGAAGGGCATTGGCGACGCGGCCTTCGCGCTCATGGTGCCCGCGCTCGCGGGCTACCTCGCGTACTCCATCGCGGACCGCCCCGGCCTCGCGCCGGGCTTCATCGGCGGCATGCTGGCGAACCAGCTCAACGCGGGGTTCCTCGGCGGCATCGCGGCGGGCTTCCTCGCGGGCTACGTGACGCGCCTGCTGCGCGACCGCATCCGGCTGCCCGCGAACCTGGAGGGCCTCAAGCCGGTGCTCGTCCTCCCGCTCCTGTCCGCGCTCATCGTCGGCCTGCTGATGACCTACGTCATCGGCGCGCCCGTGGCCGCGCTCATGGGCGCCCTCACCCGCTTCCTCCATGGCCTGTCCGGCACCAACGCCGTGCTCCTGGGCCTGCTGCTGGGCGCGATGATGGCCGTCGACACCGGGGGCCCCATCAACAAGGCCGCCTATGCCTTCGGCGTGGGCCTGCTCGGCTCCAACACCTTCACCCCCATGGCCGCGGTGATGGTCGCGGGCATGACGCCGCCGCTGGGCATCGCCCTCGCCACCGTGGTCTCGAAGCGCCGCTTCACCCTCCAGGAGCGCGAGGCCGGCAAGGCCGCCGCCGTGCTGGGGCTCGCCTTCATCACCGAGGGCGCCATCCCCTACGCGGCCCGCGACCCGCTGCGCGTCATCCCCGCCATGGCCTTCGGCTCCGCCATCGCGGGCGCCGTGTCCATGGGCTTCGGCTGCGCGCTGCGAGCCCCCCACGGCGGCGTCTTCGTCTTCGCCATCCCCAACGCCGTGCAGCCGCTGGGCCCCTACGTGCTGGCGCTCGTCGCGGGCACGCTGGCCACCACGCTGGCGCTCGTCGTGCTCAAGCGGCCCCTGCCAGACGCGGGCTGA
- a CDS encoding DUF4032 domain-containing protein has protein sequence MSHPARRLHSLHIRQGHPDFLDLPWELPLEAWPERSPRVVEVPRGLSRHVVVFVSYGATIYAFKETPARVAQREYDLLRGLEDRRLPSVCPVGLAVQTEEGLESAPGDRPGLLITQYLASSLPYRALFMHQGLERYRSRLLDAMAGLLVRLHLGGFFWGDCSLSNVLFRRDAGELQAYAVDAETSELHEQLSAGQRELDLQIMEENVAGGLADLAARVELAEELPQELEAWQETAASIRQRYERLWAEINRELILQPHESYRIHERIRTLNDLGFSVGEVELLASGEGSQLRMRTIVTDREYHRHQLHTLTGIVAEERQASLLLNEMQEMKATLTRKLDRSVPLSVAAFRWLDERYHPTLSRLQKDLGRAADTAELYCQVLEHKWFLSERAKRDVGLDAALQDYVALTRKQPGIAPLLEDAARAASSSAEGEDAPRAPPATGTAG, from the coding sequence ATGTCCCACCCCGCGCGCCGCCTCCATTCCCTGCATATCCGGCAGGGGCACCCGGACTTCCTCGACCTGCCGTGGGAGCTGCCGCTGGAGGCGTGGCCGGAGCGCTCACCGCGCGTGGTGGAGGTGCCGCGCGGCCTGTCCCGGCACGTCGTCGTCTTCGTCAGCTACGGCGCCACCATCTACGCCTTCAAGGAGACGCCCGCGCGCGTGGCGCAGCGCGAGTACGACCTGCTGCGCGGCCTGGAGGACCGCCGGCTGCCGTCGGTGTGCCCCGTGGGGCTGGCGGTCCAGACGGAAGAGGGGCTGGAGTCCGCGCCCGGCGACAGGCCCGGGCTGCTCATCACCCAATACCTCGCGTCGTCGCTGCCGTACCGCGCGCTGTTCATGCACCAGGGACTGGAGCGCTACCGCTCGCGGCTCCTGGACGCGATGGCGGGCCTGCTGGTGCGGCTGCACCTGGGCGGCTTCTTCTGGGGGGACTGCTCGCTGTCCAACGTGCTCTTCCGCCGCGACGCGGGCGAATTGCAGGCGTACGCGGTGGACGCGGAGACGTCCGAGCTGCACGAGCAGCTCTCCGCCGGCCAGCGCGAGCTGGACCTGCAGATCATGGAGGAGAACGTCGCCGGAGGCCTGGCGGACCTGGCCGCTCGCGTGGAGCTGGCGGAGGAGCTGCCCCAGGAGCTGGAGGCCTGGCAGGAGACCGCCGCCAGCATCCGCCAGCGCTACGAGCGGCTGTGGGCGGAGATCAACCGCGAGCTCATCCTCCAACCGCACGAGAGCTACCGCATCCACGAGCGGATCCGCACGCTCAACGACCTGGGCTTCTCCGTGGGCGAGGTGGAGCTGCTGGCGAGCGGGGAGGGCAGCCAGCTGCGCATGCGCACCATCGTCACGGACCGCGAGTACCACCGGCACCAGCTGCACACGCTCACCGGCATCGTCGCGGAGGAGCGCCAGGCGAGCCTGCTGCTCAACGAGATGCAGGAGATGAAGGCCACGCTCACGCGCAAGCTGGACCGCAGCGTGCCCCTGAGCGTGGCCGCGTTCCGCTGGCTGGACGAGCGCTACCACCCCACGCTGTCACGCCTGCAGAAGGACCTGGGCCGCGCGGCGGACACCGCGGAGCTCTACTGCCAGGTGCTGGAGCACAAGTGGTTCCTGTCCGAGCGCGCGAAGCGCGACGTGGGCCTGGACGCGGCCCTCCAGGACTACGTGGCGCTCACCCGCAAGCAGCCCGGCATCGCGCCGCTGCTGGAGGACGCGGCGCGGGCCGCGAGCTCCAGCGCGGAAGGGGAGGACGCTCCTCGCGCGCCTCCCGCCACGGGCACGGCCGGGTAG